Proteins encoded in a region of the Quercus lobata isolate SW786 chromosome 8, ValleyOak3.0 Primary Assembly, whole genome shotgun sequence genome:
- the LOC115954690 gene encoding F-box protein At5g49610-like, whose amino-acid sequence MTNWSTRFFLRRKRLKRKFKMFETGSKPIRKRSDAWYEVESAEDILADILSRVPIKSLLAFKSVSKQWRRLIQSSTFIKLQLRWSLEKPNYLIYPYMDGLVNLYKMKGKGEIIEKISLFGCEDIYSLSLLCSCNGLLCFINYPFVPDSNRELVYLIDFDIRICNPATREVYLLPKGSPSEKKISIGVAFGPKPWEYKVFRFFHPKYDSDDIKCEIYSSITGSWRGIGDVQYCPIGILYCPLGSNHVYVNGKIYWFLPEEGDIITPGSILSVDIEENFKVISLPDEVTAHAFLVDLEGFLSLVAVYDDDQVVDVWILHDSNESNWEKKCSDYVPFSCVDSINFVAARKTEIFFITSDQYLIYNLDDGTWTELDFEDDFESNLPVVLPYTESLLPCNGILGSEREHNN is encoded by the coding sequence ATGACAAATTGGAGTACCAGGTTTTTCTTGAGAAGAAAGAGgttaaaaaggaaatttaaaatgtttgaaACTGGCAGTAAGCCTATCCGAAAGAGGAGTGATGCTTGGTATGAAGTAGAATCTGCAGAAGACATCCTCGCTGATATTCTCTCAAGGGTTCCCATTAAGTCCCTTCTAGCTTTCAAGTCTGTTTCTAAACAATGGCGTAGATTGATACAGAGTTCAACCTTCATCAAATTGCAGTTACGCTGGTCCCTGGAAAAAcccaattatttaatttatcccTATATGGATGGGTTAGTGAATTTGTACAAGATGAAGGGCAAAGGGGAAATCATTGAAAAGATTAGTCTTTTTGGTTGTGAAGATATTTATTCTCTCAGTCTGCTTTGTTCTTGTAATGGTCTACTGTGTTTCATCAACTACCCATTCGTTCCAGACTCAAACAGGGAATTAGTATATTTGATAGACTTTGATATCCGTATCTGCAATCCCGCTACTCGTGAAGTCTATTTACTTCCCAAGGGTAGTCCTTCTGAGAAGAAAATATCTATTGGAGTTGCTTTTGGCCCCAAACCTTGGGAGTACAAAGTTTTTCGGTTTTTCCATCCCAAGTATGATTCCGATGATATCAAGTGTGAGATATATTCATCCATTACTGGATCCTGGAGAGGCATAGGTGATGTCCAGTACTGTCCCATTGGTATCCTGTACTGCCCCTTGGGTTCAAATCATGTATATGTTAATGGAAAAATATACTGGTTTCTTCCTGAAGAAGGAGATATTATAACCCCTGGCTCCATTCTTTCAGTTGATATTgaggaaaattttaaagttatcAGTCTTCCGGATGAAGTCACTGCACATGCATTCTTGGTTGATTTGGAAGGTTTCTTATCACTAGTTGCTGTATATGATGATGATCAAGTTGTAGATGTATGGATTCTACATGATTCGAATGAGTCTAATTGGGAAAAGAAATGTAGTGATTATGTTCCTTTCTCATGTGTAGACTCTATTAATTTTGTAGCTGCACGGAagactgaaatttttttcatcacttCAGACCAGTATCTGATCTATAATTTGGACGATGGCACCTGGACAGAACTTGATTTTGAAGATGATTTTGAAAGTAATCTTCCTGTTGTGCTTCCTTATACAGAAAGCCTCCTCCCAT